One window of the Runella slithyformis DSM 19594 genome contains the following:
- a CDS encoding AAA family ATPase: protein MAQKGKSMYIKKVIINNIRSISDFEMTFPEPAGWHVVIGDNGAGKSTVVKSIALALLDITDINAAGQDWEEWLKNNGVPTGSIELFINPYESNKIVQNKITFQQKVTFQEDGYIFDDINITIKEVIFRGRKTLDSVPSIPTTTFPHPTPSIRVEEIKQKREYWFSAGYGPFRRFTGGSQDKEKIYKTNPNLGSHLSIFGEDVALPEALNFLRDLYIEELEANKNERNGESGVKTKPKSTLENLMKFINEAGLLPHGAAIHGVALKEIYFKDGYGNIVTSLQMSDGYRSILSMTFELIRQLIRIYGNQLVFENINNGKNIIDLPGVVLIDEIDAHLHPTWQTRIGEWFTKYFPKIQFIVTTHSPLVCRACEKGSIWRLASPGSDTESGEVTGLERERLIYGNILDAYGTELFGQSPVRSDKSEEKLERLGHLNMLSAFGKITEEEDKERLELQKILSTDDPTGF, encoded by the coding sequence TTGGCACAAAAGGGAAAGAGTATGTACATAAAAAAGGTAATCATAAATAATATTCGGTCTATTTCTGATTTTGAAATGACATTTCCTGAACCTGCCGGTTGGCATGTGGTTATTGGAGATAATGGGGCAGGCAAATCAACGGTGGTAAAATCTATTGCTTTGGCATTGCTTGATATTACAGATATAAATGCTGCGGGGCAGGATTGGGAAGAGTGGCTTAAAAATAATGGGGTCCCCACTGGATCAATTGAATTATTTATCAATCCCTATGAAAGTAACAAGATAGTTCAAAATAAAATAACTTTTCAGCAAAAAGTGACTTTTCAGGAAGATGGATATATTTTTGATGATATTAATATAACCATCAAGGAAGTAATCTTTAGAGGGAGAAAAACACTTGATAGTGTGCCTTCAATCCCTACAACTACTTTTCCCCATCCAACTCCTTCCATTCGAGTTGAAGAAATAAAGCAAAAAAGAGAATACTGGTTTTCTGCGGGTTACGGACCGTTCAGGCGTTTTACAGGCGGGAGCCAGGACAAAGAGAAAATTTATAAAACCAATCCCAATCTTGGAAGTCATTTGTCTATTTTCGGGGAAGATGTTGCCTTGCCCGAAGCATTAAATTTTTTACGGGACTTATACATTGAAGAATTGGAGGCAAATAAAAATGAAAGAAATGGTGAATCAGGCGTTAAAACAAAACCAAAGTCAACGCTTGAAAATCTTATGAAATTCATAAATGAGGCTGGTTTATTGCCTCACGGAGCGGCTATTCACGGTGTAGCTTTGAAAGAAATCTATTTTAAAGATGGCTATGGGAATATTGTTACATCACTTCAAATGAGTGACGGATATCGATCTATACTCAGTATGACATTTGAGCTGATACGCCAGTTGATTAGAATTTATGGCAATCAGTTGGTTTTTGAGAACATCAACAATGGTAAAAACATCATTGATTTACCGGGAGTAGTACTAATAGACGAGATTGACGCCCATCTTCATCCTACTTGGCAAACACGAATCGGTGAATGGTTTACCAAGTATTTCCCTAAAATTCAGTTTATTGTAACCACACATAGCCCTCTGGTATGTCGGGCTTGTGAAAAGGGAAGTATATGGCGGTTGGCCTCTCCCGGAAGTGATACAGAATCAGGTGAAGTGACGGGCTTGGAAAGAGAACGTTTGATATATGGCAATATTCTGGATGCCTATGGTACGGAACTGTTTGGACAATCTCCTGTGCGATCAGATAAATCAGAAGAAAAACTAGAAAGATTAGGACACTTAAATATGCTTTCTGCCTTTGGGAAAATAACTGAAGAAGAAGACAAAGAACGACTGGAATTACAAAAAATACTAAGCACAGATGATCCAACTGGCTTCTAA
- a CDS encoding alpha/beta fold hydrolase produces MKNTPNLLILALLFISLLGHAQTPKKPATTVNYGNNAKNGHYFATRGINLYYETYGQGKPLLLIHGNGGSIKDYRYQIPYFAKHYRVIAVDSRAQGKSVDNGPELNYETMADDFDALLTHLKLDSILVIGWSDGGINALLLAMRHPEKVKKLAITGANLRPDTTAVTAEGYQMIAEESAKLRAGTPDAAAKNTLKLLHMMEVEPNISLSDLRKIKCPVLVMGGDFDVIKPRHTLEIFENIPQAYLWIFPESGHGTVHRYRNEFNAKVQHFFTHPYKKPNWIDWEP; encoded by the coding sequence ATGAAAAACACCCCTAACCTCCTGATTTTAGCACTTTTGTTCATTTCATTACTCGGACACGCCCAAACGCCAAAGAAACCGGCAACGACGGTCAACTATGGCAACAATGCCAAAAACGGGCACTATTTTGCTACACGCGGCATCAACCTCTACTACGAAACCTACGGGCAGGGAAAACCGCTGCTGCTGATTCACGGCAACGGCGGCTCCATCAAAGATTACCGTTACCAGATTCCTTACTTTGCCAAACATTACCGGGTGATCGCGGTAGACAGTCGGGCGCAGGGAAAATCCGTGGACAACGGCCCTGAGTTGAACTACGAAACAATGGCCGATGATTTCGATGCGTTGCTGACGCATCTCAAGTTGGACTCTATCTTGGTGATCGGTTGGAGCGACGGCGGCATCAACGCGTTGCTGTTGGCGATGCGCCATCCGGAAAAAGTGAAAAAACTGGCGATCACGGGTGCCAACCTACGACCCGATACCACGGCCGTGACGGCCGAGGGCTATCAAATGATTGCCGAAGAAAGCGCCAAACTTCGGGCAGGAACCCCCGATGCTGCCGCCAAAAATACCCTAAAACTCCTGCACATGATGGAAGTGGAACCGAATATTTCGTTGTCTGACCTGCGTAAGATCAAATGCCCGGTCTTGGTGATGGGCGGCGACTTTGACGTCATCAAGCCACGGCATACGTTGGAGATCTTTGAAAACATCCCGCAGGCCTACCTGTGGATATTCCCCGAATCAGGCCACGGAACGGTGCATCGGTACCGCAATGAATTCAACGCCAAAGTGCAGCATTTCTTCACCCATCCGTACAAAAAGCCGAATTGGATCGACTGGGAGCCTTGA
- a CDS encoding DUF58 domain-containing protein — translation MKYLRQLYISPLFWKGFIGLTVTFLLSFVFPFLFGIAKIVSVLAALLVLADAVLLYRTNEGLFARRDVTDRLSNGDPNPISIYLENRYEFKARLEVIDEIPFQFQKRDVLFAAELVPNETQLLRYELRPTKRGEYSFGAVNVLVRSPLGLLKRRYQFSQDKMVAVYPSYLQMRQYELMAISNRLTELGIKRIRRLGHSMEFEQIRPYVQGDDIRTVNWKATARRNDLMVNAFQDERSQAVYCLVDKGRVMKSPFEGLTLLDYAINATLVLSNIAILKQDKAGVITFSEVIGQILPAERKTGQMQKILETLYKQKTRYLESDYETLYSYVKTHVRQRSLLLLFTNFETVNAMRRQLPFLRRLAKTHLLIVVFFENTETSLLLKTPASTTEDIYLKTIAERFFYEKRRIVKELEQYGIQSILTAPKDLNANTVNKYLELKARGMM, via the coding sequence GGCTTTGTTGGTGTTGGCAGATGCAGTCTTACTGTATCGAACGAACGAGGGCCTATTTGCCCGCCGCGACGTAACAGATCGCCTCTCCAACGGCGACCCCAATCCGATTAGCATTTATTTGGAAAATCGTTACGAGTTTAAAGCACGACTGGAAGTCATTGATGAAATTCCGTTTCAGTTTCAAAAACGTGATGTGCTCTTTGCGGCTGAATTGGTGCCCAATGAAACGCAGCTTTTACGCTACGAGCTGCGCCCTACCAAGCGCGGTGAATACAGTTTCGGAGCCGTAAACGTATTGGTACGAAGCCCGTTGGGACTGCTTAAACGCCGTTATCAGTTTTCGCAGGATAAAATGGTGGCCGTATACCCGTCGTATCTGCAAATGCGCCAATACGAGTTGATGGCCATTTCCAACCGCCTGACCGAGTTGGGCATCAAGCGCATTCGTCGTTTGGGCCACAGCATGGAGTTTGAGCAGATTCGCCCTTACGTGCAGGGCGACGATATCCGTACCGTCAACTGGAAAGCTACGGCTCGACGCAACGACTTGATGGTCAATGCGTTTCAGGATGAGCGCTCGCAGGCGGTGTATTGTCTGGTCGACAAAGGCCGCGTGATGAAATCGCCGTTTGAGGGACTTACGCTCTTGGATTACGCCATCAATGCCACGCTCGTATTGAGCAATATCGCCATCCTGAAACAGGATAAAGCGGGCGTCATTACGTTTTCGGAAGTGATCGGTCAAATCCTGCCCGCCGAGCGCAAAACGGGCCAAATGCAGAAAATTCTGGAAACGCTCTATAAGCAAAAGACGCGTTACCTGGAAAGTGATTACGAAACCCTGTATTCGTACGTAAAAACGCACGTGCGGCAGCGGAGTTTGTTGTTGTTGTTTACCAATTTCGAGACCGTTAATGCCATGCGCCGGCAGTTGCCTTTTCTGCGGCGTTTGGCCAAAACCCATTTGCTGATTGTGGTATTCTTTGAAAATACCGAAACGTCGTTATTGCTCAAAACGCCCGCCTCAACTACCGAAGATATCTACCTCAAAACCATTGCCGAACGGTTTTTCTACGAAAAGCGCCGCATCGTGAAAGAACTCGAACAGTACGGTATTCAGTCCATCCTGACGGCCCCCAAAGACCTGAATGCCAATACGGTCAATAAATATTTGGAATTGAAGGCTCGCGGGATGATGTAG